A window of the Eremothecium cymbalariae DBVPG#7215 chromosome 5, complete sequence genome harbors these coding sequences:
- the LAT1 gene encoding dihydrolipoyllysine-residue acetyltransferase (similar to Ashbya gossypii AER364W), which yields MSVLTRYIPAVRTLASLTRLQLRAYASYPPHTIINMPALSPTMTQGNLAVWSKKEGDSLSPGEVIAEVETDKAQMDFEFQEEGYLAKILVPEGTKDIPVNKPIAVYVEEEGDVAAFSDFKLEKPDAASSPAAAPAAKEEPKTEEVAVASSDSSVPRKASSGSGAQGSSLSGRIIASPLAKTIALDKGVSLREVTGTGPNGRITKQDVEAYLANAPKKTSTTPSGTSASASASYEDIPISNMRRVIGSRLLQSTQSIPSYIVSSQISVSKLMKLRQSLNSVGKDQFKLSINDILIKAIASAAKKVPESNAYWLEDEGVIRTFNNVDVSVAVATPTGLLTPIVKNAESKGLRAISAEIKDLGKRAKENKLLPEEFQGGTICISNLGMNNAVSSFTSIINPPQSTILAIGTLQRVAVEDAGAEFGFSFDDKITITGTFDHRTIDGAKAAEFMKALKNVIENPLELML from the coding sequence ATGTCTGTTCTTACTAGGTATATTCCAGCTGTTAGGACATTAGCTTCGTTAACTAGGCTTCAACTGAGGGCTTATGCTTCTTATCCTCCTCATACGATTATTAACATGCCAGCTCTTTCTCCAACTATGACGCAAGGTAATTTGGCCGTTTGGAGTAAGAAGGAGGGTGACAGTTTGAGCCCAGGAGAGGTGATTGCTGAGGTTGAGACGGATAAGGCTCAGATGGACTTTGAATTCCAGGAGGAGGGGTATCTAGCTAAGATTTTGGTTCCCGAGGGAACCAAGGATATTCCTGTGAACAAACCAATTGCTGTTTATGTTGAGGAAGAGGGCGATGTTGCTGCTTTTTCAGATTTTAAATTGGAAAAACCAGATGCAGCTTCTTCTCCAGCTGCAGCACCTGCAGCCAAGGAGGAGCCAAAGACAGAGGAAGTAGCTGTAGCGTCGTCTGACAGCTCTGTTCCAAGGAAGGCCAGCTCTGGCTCTGGTGCTCAGGGCTCTTCTCTTTCTGGTAGAATCATTGCTTCTCCATTGGCCAAGACCATTGCTTTGGACAAGGGTGTTTCCTTGAGGGAAGTCACCGGCACCGGTCCAAACGGCAGAATTACAAAGCAAGACGTCGAGGCATATTTAGCTAACGCTCCTAAGAAAACTTCGACTACTCCATCAGGTACTTCCGCTTCCGCTTCCGCTTCTTATGAAGACATCCCAATCTCTAACATGAGAAGGGTGATTGGTTCCCGTCTTTTGCAATCCACTCAAAGCATTCCATCTTACATCGTCTCTTCGCAAATCTCAGTCTCCAagttgatgaagttgaGACAGTCCTTGAACTCGGTAGGTAAAGACCAGTTCAAATTGTCTATCAACGACATTTTAATCAAGGCTATTGCCTCTGCTGCCAAGAAGGTGCCTGAGTCCAATGCCTACTGGTTAGAAGACGAGGGTGTTATCAGAACATTTAACAATGTCGACGTTTCTGTCGCTGTCGCCACCCCAACTGGCTTACTCACTCCCATCGTTAAGAACGCCGAATCCAAGGGCTTGCGTGCCATCTCTGCCGAAATCAAGGACTTAGGCAAGCGTGCTAAGGAAAACAAGCTACTACCAGAGGAATTCCAGGGCGGTACCATCTGTATCTCAAACTTGGGCATGAACAACGCCGTCTCTTCTTTCACCTCAATTATCAACCCACCACAATCCACCATCTTGGCCATCGGTACCTTACAACGTGTGGCTGTTGAAGACGCTGGCGCTGAATTCGGCTTCTCCTTCGACGACAAGATTACCATCACAGGTACCTTTGATCACAGAACCATCGATGGCGCCAAGGCCGCAGAGTTTATGAAAGCGTTGAAAAACGTCATCGAAAACCCATTGGAATTGATGTTATAA
- the TOM7 gene encoding Tom7p (similar to Ashbya gossypii AER365W), translating into MAFLPSFILSDESRERISKVLDLTQTVARYGWLPFILYMGWSHASNSPNLLNLLSPLPSV; encoded by the coding sequence ATGGCTTTCCTACCATCATTCATTTTATCTGATGAATCCAGAGAACGTATCTCCAAGGTTTTGGATTTAACGCAGACTGTCGCTCGTTACGGATGGTTGCCGTTCATTTTATACATGGGTTGGTCCCACGCATCTAACTCTCCAAACCTGCTAAATCTGCTATCTCCTTTGCCAAGTGTTTGA
- the FLX1 gene encoding flavin adenine dinucleotide transporter FLX1 (similar to Ashbya gossypii AER366W), producing MGHVLGDLQKEVISGLSAGLLATIISHPLDLVKVRLQLSVRHTPRVTYSQVLNDMLRNTYWVREIYRGLGISLLGNSLAWAIYFGLYRFAKDVAISNVSVSSSASDSELKDRKLSAPVYLAAAGFSGTFTALLTNPIWVIKTRIMSTTTSGPYKSTIDGASKLLCEEGILAFWKGLLPSLFGVSQGAIYFTVYDTLKFQYLHSSYDKHERKLSALELITVSCISKMISLSAVYPLQLLKSNLQDFKATSDIMTLGSLIYQKEGIAGFYKGVFANLLRSIPASCITFFVYENVKHSI from the coding sequence ATGGGTCATGTGTTAGGAGATTTGCAGAAGGAGGTGATATCTGGGCTCTCTGCAGGGTTATTAGCCACCATCATTAGTCATCCCTTGGACTTGGTTAAGGTTCGATTGCAACTTTCAGTACGACATACTCCACGAGTCACGTACTCACAGGTTCTCAATGATATGTTGAGAAACACATACTGGGTTCGAGAGATCTACCGTGGGCTAGGAATAAGTTTATTAGGCAATTCGTTGGCTTGGGCTATTTACTTTGGACTATACCGATTTGCTAAAGACGTGGCTATATCTAATGTGAGCGTCAGCTCATCGGCATCAGATTCTGAATTGAAAGATAGAAAACTTTCGGCGCCTGTATACCTTGCTGCCGCTGGATTTAGTGGTACTTTTACTGCATTACTGACAAATCCTATCTGGGTTATAAAGACTAGAATTATGTCGACAACCACAAGTGGTCCCTATAAATCAACCATAGATGGAGCGTCTAAGTTATTGTGTGAGGAAGGTATTTTAGCCTTTTGGAAGGGACTGCTACCTTCTTTGTTTGGGGTGTCACAAGGAGCAATATATTTTACCGTATACGACACCCTAAAGTTTCAGTATTTGCATTCGAGCTATGATAAACATGAGAGGAAGCTTTCCGCTCTGGAGCTCATCACTGTCAGTTGCATATCAAAGATGATCTCACTAAGTGCAGTATATCCACTTCAGTTATTGAAATCAAATCTTCAGGACTTTAAAGCTACATCAGACATCATGACGCTGGGGAGTCTAATATACCAAAAAGAAGGGATAGCTGGTTTCTATAAGGGTGTATTTGCCAACTTGCTAAGATCTATTCCAGCCAGTTGTATCACTTTCTTCGTGTACGAGAACGTGAAGCACAGCATATAG
- the RPL16B gene encoding 60S ribosomal protein uL13 (similar to Ashbya gossypii AER367C), translating into MSSFEPVVVVDGKGHLLGRLASTVAKQLLNGQKIVVVRAEALNVSGELFRNKLKYHDYLRKATIFNKTRGPFHFRAPSRIFYKAVRGMIAHKTARGKAALERLKVFEGVPPPYDKKKRVVVPQALRVLRLKPGRKYTTLGKLSTTVGWKYEDVVAKLEEKRKVRSAEYYSKKKAFNKKVSVATAAAAESEAAKQLAQFGY; encoded by the exons ATGTCTTCTTTTGAACCTGTTGTTGTCGTTGACG GTAAGGGCCATTTATTGGGTCGTTTGGCTTCTACTGTTGCTAAGCAATTGTTGAATGGCCAAAAGATTGTCGTAGTCAGAGCTGAAGCTTTGAACGTATCTGGTGAGCTATTCAGAAACAAGTTGAAGTACCACGACTACTTGAGGAAGGCTACTATCTTCAACAAGACTAGAGGTCCATTCCACTTTAGAGCTCCATCAAGAATCTTCTACAAGGCTGTTAGAGGTATGATTGCTCACAAGACTGCCCGTGGTAAGGCCGCTTTGGAAAGATTAAAGGTTTTCGAGGGTGTTCCACCTCCATACgacaagaagaagagagtTGTCGTCCCACAAGCTTTGAGAGTTTTGAGATTGAAGCCAGGTAGAAAGTACACCACCTTGGGTAAGTTATCTACCACTGTTGGCTGGAAATATGAGGATGTTGTTGCCAAGTTggaagagaagagaaaggTCAGATCTGCTGAATACTActccaagaagaaggccTTCAACAAGAAGGTTTCTGTTGccactgctgctgctgctgagtCTGAGGCCGCCAAGCAGTTAGCCCAATTCGGTTACTAA
- the CSM2 gene encoding Csm2p (similar to Ashbya gossypii AER368C) produces the protein MKVISKLKDDALTSHLLNFYYKHLSTSDCERLPQLVYIDCKNSFPVRSFQAKLDQIPRPPHYTRQLLFESVRIMVCLELADFEDIVRKLYQNIAADRATRHHSHSNNPPADSDINNRLAKQTLVVISGLDVMYRTSQVLDPTTAHRHLNDALLRLRMLSNKAPSTDFEVHIILPHSEFQKSCLTDGHATARMPPENNNHAKRAKPNWHGHGNTLGDYIIRFYTT, from the coding sequence ATGAAGGTAATATCAAAATTGAAGGACGATGCTTTAACTTCTCACTTGCTGAACTTTTACTACAAACACCTCTCCACTTCTGATTGCGAGCGTCTACCCCAGTTGGTCTACATTGACTGTAAAAACAGCTTCCCAGTACGCTCTTTCCAAGCAAAACTTGACCAAATACCTCGCCCTCCGCACTACACACGGCAGCTCCTGTTCGAAAGTGTGAGAATCATGGTCTGTCTCGAACTGGCAGACTTTGAAGACATTGTGCGAAAGCTCTACCAGAACATAGCTGCAGACCGTGCAACCAGGCACCACTCCCACAGCAACAATCCCCCTGCAGATTCTGATATAAATAACCGTTTGGCCAAACAAACTTTAGTAGTAATTTCTGGACTCGATGTAATGTATAGGACCTCACAGGTCCTCGATCCAACGACAGCTCACCGTCATTTAAACGACGCTCTGCTCCGTCTTCGAATGCTCTCCAACAAAGCTCCTTCCACAGACTTTGAGGTCCACATAATACTACCTCATTCAGAGTTCCAAAAGAGCTGCCTAACAGATGGCCACGCTACCGCCAGAATGCCTCCAGAGAATAATAATCATGCTAAAAGAGCTAAACCAAACTGGCACGGGCACGGTAATACCCTTGGCGATTATATAATCAGATTCTATACCACCTAG
- a CDS encoding uncharacterized protein (similar to Ashbya gossypii AER369C) — translation MNYPFASHHQQDLINAVISVLDAPKEATTVSQVYSNEKNTATEVQAYAKISGKDWTYYVKDMITSIGRNTSPQDHSIHIDLGPAKVVSRQHASISFNLNTGIWELRVLGRNGAKINFHRIPSGPNTNPVPLSSGTILDIGGTQMMFILPDQGPFIDPSALSYLNPKLAAAYAHTTTNPLLQELIKNAPLPTRDVKGPGDTQMTTFKMYHNQYQAPTQYHDQNSNHGAMYGTIIDPGFPNSKDLATDLSRDENRNVKPPHSYATMITQAILCSHDGELSLSAIYKYISANYAFYRHTKSGWQNSIRHNLSLNKAFEKVPRKPGEPGKGMKWRISEDYQREFLEKWHTGRIGKVRRGSSVARQLQLHMSRYNNLPIQNASNSNITQRQQQQQQPQKEQQQIQPESQQLQQNQLSSMQSSLSASSSTPSATYSTASNSHGSPVRYHSPPSQENIPQGKTRVPQTTMSLPIRQSQTTVNQQKLSVSRETPPPPPAPQQQQQQQKPRPSQLTASTSNTSLPSLSGLRASPQPSLSAGTLPTTAPQLSPVNDSLLHSPPKRFHISAVEAYTPERGSQHISRSPTQSGGGGLTSAQLPQQQTQMLNSGNLQSHNGQPLTNQSSPGVWNLLQFSSVNNTPATNAHGSGAPNFNSQNSGPVSASNSAATAKHSHDPVTSSAEKDQTLTSSPITKNRAGKNDDHTDGKLILDTDSAKVSLVKSDGSP, via the exons ATGAATTATCCGTTTGCGTCACATCATCAACAG GATCTGATAAATGCTGTGATATCGGTTTTAGATGCGCCGAAGGAGGCTACGACGGTTTCGCAGGTGTATTCGAATGAGAAGAATACGGCGACGGAGGTACAGGCATATGCCAAGATATCAGGGAAGGATTGGACGTATTATGTCAAGGATATGATAACGAGCATTGGGCGAAATACATCGCCTCAAGACCATTCGATACACATAGACTTGGGGCCTGCGAAGGTGGTTTCGAGACAGCATGCTAGTATTAGTTTTAATCTGAACACAGGTATCTGGGAATTACGGGTTCTGGGTCGAAACGGAGCAAAGATCAACTTCCATAGGATTCCGTCTGGACCAAACACGAATCCGGTACCTCTTTCTTCAGGTACGATTTTAGATATTGGAGGGACGCAGATGATGTTTATATTACCCGATCAGGGTCCGTTTATCGATCCATCTGCTTTAAGTTACCTGAATCCTAAACTGGCGGCAGCATACGCTCATACGACAACAAACCCCCTGTTACAAGAATTGATTAAAAATGCACCGTTGCCCACTCGTGATGTAAAGGGACCGGGCGATACACAGATGACCACATTCAAAATGTACCATAATCAATATCAGGCACCCACACAGTATCATGACCAAAATTCGAACCACGGTGCTATGTACGGAACCATAATAGATCCTGGTTTCCCGAACAGCAAGGACCTTGCAACAGACCTATCCCGTGACGAAAACAGGAATGTGAAGCCACCGCACTCGTATGCGACTATGATAACACAGGCAATCCTATGTTCTCATGATGGTGAGCTTTCGCTTTCAGCCATTTACAAGTACATATCAGCCAATTATGCCTTTTACCGGCATACGAAATCTGGCTGGCAAAATTCAATTAGACATAATCTCTCATTGAACAAggcatttgaaaaagttcCAAGGAAGCCTGGTGAACCTGGGAAAGGTATGAAATGGAGGATTAGCGAAGACTACCAGCGtgaatttttagaaaaatgGCATACTGGAAGGATTGGAAAGGTGAGGCGTGGATCTTCTGTAGCAAGGCAATTGCAGCTGCACATGTCCAGATACAATAATTTGCCAATCCAAAACGCTAGTAACTCTAATATAACGCAaagacagcagcagcagcagcaaccaCAGAAGGAGcagcaacaaatacaaCCAGAGTCGCAACAGCTACAACAAAACCAACTCAGCTCGATGCAGAGTAGCTTATCTGCTTCATCGTCAACACCTTCTGCAACATACTCTACGGCTTCAAATAGTCATGGTTCGCCTGTTAGGTATCACTCTCCACCTTCGCAGGAAAATATTCCACAAGGAAAAACGAGAGTACCGCAAACAACAATGTCGTTACCTATTCGTCAGTCCCAAACAACTGTTAACCAGCAGAAGCTATCGGTGTCTCGAGAAAcgccaccaccaccaccagctccacagcagcagcagcagcagcagaagccACGTCCAAGTCAACTAACAGCCTCTACGTCAAATACGTCCCTTCCTTCATTATCAGGCCTTCGTGCCTCTCCGCAGCCTTCCTTGTCAGCAGGGACCCTACCAACTACAGCTCCACAACTCTCTCCAGTAAATGATTCTCTGCTACACTCTCCACCAAAGAGATTTCACATTTCAGCGGTGGAAGCATATACCCCAGAAAGGGGGTCCCAACATATATCCAGGTCTCCAACCCAGTCTGGCGGCGGAGGGCTAACATCGGCGCAACTCCCACAACAGCAAACCCAAATGTTGAATTCTGGCAATCTCCAAAGCCATAACGGCCAACCACTGACGAACCAAAGCAGTCCAGGCGTTTGGAACTTATTACAGTTTTCTTCAGTCAATAACACACCCGCAACGAATGCACATGGTTCAGGTGCGCCAAATTTTAATTCTCAAAACAGCGGTCCTGTATCAGCAAGCAATAGTGCTGCAACTGCTAAACACAGTCATGATCCGGTCACTTCAAGCGCTGAGAAAGACCAAACCCTAACATCAAGTCCTATAACGAAGAATCGTGCCGGCAAGAACGATGACCACACAGATGGCAAACTGATTCTAGATACCGATAGCGCAAAAGTTAGTCTAGTGAAAAGTGATGGCTCCCCCTAA
- the ASG1 gene encoding Asg1p (similar to Ashbya gossypii AER370W) gives MSSQLERQGSRIAKRRRITRACDECRKKKVKCDNRHPCIHCTVYSYECTYNQPARRTGGNKNSEGGENVCRGNRGVKMGNDGGDGMAVTGKGSVSKVKSLQAKVVKFESLLQEMFPGLVDEVSVDTFDVARFGKVLRKYLRKGVDVTQLVDEYKLALPVQQGKATVSEQEREALNLDESLSPSENFVQYHRIKRNNLILPPKLVAIEFVNQLWGTSCLFFRFCHRPTFLKKLDELYDMDSETYGVRQLLFLPLCYAVLAVAALVLSSTLAKNKDVNPNCKFKEYLQDEGHRYFLAAKNLIDIANTQSLEAIQTLCLLFMFAQCSARPSAGYMYLSLAMKSALREGLHRNLTPEASMSFSPIEIEMRKRVFYTIYRMDVMLNTMLGLPRSISKEDFDQELPLTISDSCITEEGILRNKGSDILGSTGVTNQHTKLVMIMDEIANTLYSPRLDNVVSHSVISDLELKLRAWLDQLPPELVPGLKDAPDRYIAANRQLHFSFLYVQIMLYCPFIHYLSPITPQSNTLSIQRAHNCVSVARTVVSLSQEMLQKNIISGSSWFCIYAIFFGVSCLINYIHGASPKDKESIEEYKQIMNEIEIGKTILLQLKRTSSAATRIHNILLTLFKTFNLRTKSNINNTITEFVSTIPKTKTKLESDNADTLDRGDDINGSHKPQHVPKTEPNLPIWQQAYDYVPATTQELPHTNPNNVSTSTTVSVDGESMIATVSTSGTSLTNYSSEFGTSLPPLDAGIPEHVANQAPLSDPSYNYPHRETFNNGFYPSELFDQLDDQFFGKYIPPYKYQTSVFASFPSEEPTIEKPSDDSQNRML, from the coding sequence ATGTCGTCGCAGTTAGAGAGGCAGGGTAGTCGGATTGcgaagagaagaagaatcaCACGGGCGTGCGATGAGTGCcggaagaagaaggtcaAGTGTGATAACAGGCATCCGTGTATCCACTGCACAGTTTATTCATACGAGTGTACGTACAATCAGCCTGCGCGGCGAACGGGGGGGAACAAGAATAGCGAGGGAGGGGAGAATGTGTGTAGGGGCAATAGAGGGGTCAAGATGGGCAACGATGGGGGCGATGGGATGGCAGTGACCGGAAAGGGGTCGGTTTCGAAGGTGAAGAGCCTGCAGGCGAAGGTTGTCAAGTTTGAAAGCCTGCTTCAAGAGATGTTTCCGGGGTTAGTGGATGAAGTGAGTGTTGATACTTTTGATGTGGCGAGGTTTGGGAAGGTTTTGAGGAAATACCTTCGGAAGGGAGTAGATGTGACACAGTTAGTTGACGAGTACAAATTGGCATTACCGGTTCAGCAGGGTAAAGCGACGGTTTCCGAGCAGGAGCGTGAAGCGCTCAATTTAGACGAATCTTTGAGTCCATCAGAGAATTTTGTCCAATATCACCGGATTAAGCGCAACAATCTTATTCTACCGCCCAAGCTTGTCGCTATTGAGTTTGTAAACCAACTATGGGGTACTAGTTGCTTATTTTTTAGATTTTGCCACAGGCCGACgtttttaaagaaactgGATGAACTTTATGATATGGATTCAGAGACGTATGGTGTTAGACAATTGCTTTTCTTGCCGCTATGCTACGCGGTTCTGGCAGTTGCTGCATTGGTTTTGAGCTCTACCTTAGCCAAAAATAAGGATGTTAATCCAAACTGTAAGTTTAAGGAATATTTGCAAGATGAAGGCCATCGGTATTTCCTTGCTgcaaagaatttgatagaTATAGCAAATACACAAAGCCTGGAAGCAATCCAGACATTATGTCTGCTCTTCATGTTCGCTCAATGCTCTGCGAGGCCATCCGCCGGCTACATGTATCTTAGTCTGGCTATGAAATCGGCTTTGAGGGAAGGTTTACATCGTAATCTAACTCCAGAAGCATCCATGAGCTTTTCTCCAATAGAGATTGAGATGCGGAAACGAGTGTTCTACACAATCTACCGCATGGATGTGATGTTAAATACAATGCTGGGCTTGCCGAGaagtatttcaaaagaagattttgatcAAGAGTTACCCTTAACAATAAGCGATAGTTGTATCACTGAGGAGGGTATACTTCGAAATAAAGGATCTGACATCTTAGGTTCGACTGGCGTTACCAACCAGCATACGAAACTAGTCATGATCATGGATGAAATTGCCAATACGCTGTATTCTCCAAGACTTGATAACGTCGTATCTCATTCTGTTATATCAGACCTCGAATTGAAATTGAGAGCTTGGCTAGATCAGCTACCTCCAGAATTGGTTCCTGGACTCAAGGATGCACCTGATAGATACATTGCTGCGAATAGACAACTGcatttttcctttttatatGTGCAAATCATGCTGTATTGCCCTTTCATTCATTACTTATCGCCAATAACTCCACAGTCTAATACCCTATCGATTCAAAGAGCTCATAATTGCGTTTCAGTTGCGCGAACAGTGGTATCACTATCCCAAGAAATGTTGcaaaagaatattatatctggTTCTTCATGGTTCTGCATATATGcaattttctttggagTTTCGTGCCTGATTAATTATATACATGGGGCTTCACCTAAAGATAAGGAGTCtattgaagaatacaaacaaataatGAATGAGATTGAAATCGGGAAGACTATTCTACTTCAATTGAAGCGTACCTCCAGCGCCGCAACACGTATACACAATATTTTGCTCACATTGTTTAAAACTTTCAACTTGAGAACAAAGTCTAATATTAACAACACTATCACGGAATTTGTATCAACaataccaaaaacaaaaactaaatTAGAATCGGACAATGCAGATACTTTAGATAGGGGTGATGATATCAATGGAAGCCATAAACCACAGCATGTTCCTAAAACTGAGCCTAATCTACCAATATGGCAACAAGCCTATGACTACGTTCCTGCTACGACTCAGGAGTTGCCTCATACTAACCCAAATAATGTTTCTACTTCAACTACTGTGTCCGTTGATGGGGAATCTATGATAGCTACTGTTTCTACATCAGGCACAAGTTTAACCAACTACAGCTCAGAGTTTGGCACCTCGTTACCCCCGCTTGATGCGGGAATTCCGGAGCACGTAGCAAATCAGGCACCTCTATCAGACCCTTCATATAATTACCCACACCGCGAAACTTTTAATAATGGTTTCTACCCATCGGAATTATTTGATCAACTGGATGATCAAttctttggaaaatatataccACCCTATAAATACCAAACATCTGTATTTGCAAGCTTTCCTTCGGAGGAGCCTACGATAGAAAAGCCTTCAGATGACAGTCAAAATAGAATGCTATAA
- the POG1 gene encoding Pog1p (similar to Ashbya gossypii AER371C), translating into MANQKNDSTLNDESTEDEDNSLIGDQPIVSSAATTATSAGVSSSGVSYKVKICRELGLLSSVDGDRTMAKVRKHGELEMVEEIDDNILREYIELRLTNERLRLESLKRDNLNKIDEILTKLIDSKFPLATFDKMLQASTAIGNTGVTSSSSANPTIPYNTDTVSEPETTAPQIITHELHDRKRKKLESKPPVGLSVSAPSTRHRRYHSELGNTYIHESPTQQACLLPQMPQRWTPSIPQHGQQQQQQQQQPHQQQPHQQQQHHHHHHHQPQQQQQQQQQQQQQQYQESTSSPRYPGPIAMSSNYTFPSASQPPFGPPTHHVDTIPSEASLESRRIKIGPITQFLSPRTHMAHPAGTLPGLLSKHQQPKAPPQNELVASVHGDSRFMYPNSPVLKSAAYVSPSSSTPSFHRGHRRTQSAQVRMVPEMSTFTVSRSPTIIEHRVDDMAQHNASRQSTQQQGSALRSPPTGGGGVGGASTSSKVSFLIHTPKHPPKRQ; encoded by the coding sequence ATGGCTAATCAGAAAAACGATAGTACGTTGAACGACGAAAGTACtgaggatgaggataaCAGTTTAATTGGGGATCAACCAATTGTTAGTTCTGCAGCAACTACGGCTACGAGCGCTGGTGTGTCATCTTCTGGTGTTAGTTATAAGGTTAAGATCTGTCGGGAATTAGGACTTCTCAGCAGTGTTGATGGAGATCGCACAATGGCCAAGGTGAGAAAACACGGGGAACTAGAAATGGTAGAAGAAATTGACGATAATATTCTACGAGAATACATTGAGCTGAGGCTTACTAATGAGCGTTTACGGTTGGAGTCTCTCAAACGTGATAATTTGAATAAGATTGATGAAATTCTAACTAAACTGATTGATTCAAAGTTCCCGTTAGCTACTTTTGATAAAATGTTGCAGGCATCTACAGCTATCGGAAATACAGGGGTTActagttcttcttcagccAATCCTACTATACCTTATAATACAGATACGGTTTCTGAACCGGAAACTACGGCGCCGCAAATTATAACTCATGAACTTCACGACAGGAAACGCAAAAAGTTGGAATCCAAGCCACCAGTAGGACTATCCGTTTCTGCTCCCAGTACGCGCCATCGCCGGTACCATTCAGAGTTGGGGAATACTTACATTCATGAGTCACCTACTCAGCAAGCGTGTTTATTACCTCAAATGCCCCAGAGGTGGACTCCATCCATACCACAACAtgggcagcagcagcaacagcagcaacagcaaccacatcaacagcaaccacatcaacaacaacaacatcatcatcatcatcatcatcaaccacaacagcagcagcaacaacaacagcaacaacaacagcaacaatatcaagaaTCAACATCGTCTCCAAGATATCCAGGACCTATAGCAATGAGTTCTAATTATACATTTCCTTCAGCTTCCCAACCTCCATTTGGACCACCAACGCATCATGTTGATACAATCCCTTCAGAAGCCTCCCTGGAATCCCGTAGGATAAAAATTGGGCCCATAACTCAATTCTTGAGCCCGCGCACACACATGGCACATCCCGCTGGAACGCTTCCTGgattattatcaaaacaCCAACAACCAAAAGCTCCCCCACAAAACGAATTGGTGGCCTCAGTACATGGCGACAGCAGATTCATGTATCCAAACAGTCCTGTTCTAAAGTCTGCTGCATATGTctcaccatcatcatctactCCCAGCTTTCATAGAGGACACAGAAGGACACAGAGTGCCCAGGTAAGAATGGTCCCAGAGATGTCAACATTTACAGTTAGTAGATCTCCTACAATCATTGAACATAGAGTTGATGATATGGCACAGCATAACGCTAGTCGTCAATCTACACAACAACAAGGCTCTGCATTGAGAAGTCCGCCTACTGGCGGTGGAGGTGTAGGTGGAGCATCGACGTCTTCCAAAGTGAGTTTCCTAATACATACTCCTAAACACCCTCCTAAAAGGcaataa